Proteins encoded in a region of the Oncorhynchus gorbuscha isolate QuinsamMale2020 ecotype Even-year linkage group LG16, OgorEven_v1.0, whole genome shotgun sequence genome:
- the LOC123999997 gene encoding POU domain, class 3, transcription factor 1-like, with the protein MQSFSRERSGFHGNQPCYQQEHHELSRLESYRQHPHHGQTRQVYEAHALATATGMPPAGPGAGPGPGSGPIPGPKDCYSQQAYPGYPQGNGGGVGGGVGGGGSSTPHDKKAYSGGSQGPPPTPQHMQAGGYSNHMGPGGIPGPVYE; encoded by the coding sequence ATGCAGTCGTTCAGCAGAGAGAGGAGCGGTTTCCATGGCAACCAGCCCTGCTACCAGCAGGAGCACCATGAATTATCACGCCTGGAGAGCTACCGACAACACCCCCACCACGGACAGACCAGGCAGGTCTACGAGGCGCACGCGCTGGCCACCGCTACAGGGATGCCTCCAGCGGGACCAGGGGCCGGACCTGGACCAGGAAGCGGACCCATACCTGGACCTAAGGACTGTTACAGCCAGCAGGCATACCCTGGATACCCCCAGGGTAATGGAggtggtgtgggtggtggtgtGGGTGGTGGAGGAAGTTCGACGCCTCATGATAAGAAGGCTTACAGTGGGGGGAGCCAAGGACCTCCTCCCACTCCCCAGCATATGCAGGCGGGCGGCTACAGCAATCACATGGGCCCGGGGGGGATACCCGGCCCAGTATATGAGTGA
- the LOC123998907 gene encoding retinoic acid-induced protein 1: MEPGPPGSSQYLDQNMLAHSQSQCHQPHQASAPVYTSPHHQPHPANPGQSPLMYPQSHLHYPQHPSSPSPSSSSYMEKGGYRPPPQNSYSYQQTPSRGGYEPQPPLQGIPTPQETHPKYQHFSQPQQNYCLSELSVRSPEQYYQTCSPASSHSPARSVGRSPSYSSTPSPLMTNPESFQYSQPPMTPGAASSSSSSSAGLQDQGLLMPPRSHPSSSPNVAHPTPQHSYTQGVSMKERFSEKLLANPSLWSLNALTSQVENISNNVQQLLLSEAMVANKKGAKRSSIGSSGGSSSKKEEVYKGVPGGPEGQHGGGPMQDPYSTNQHQLVPMEMQEGGYSSSSDEQLERGYYYCGQGRSPAQAPNNTHLGLDTASSCSMTSPDDMSTRSGDSVSGLQSVASRDNMTPDPRSQGGHEPRQTPMKSVGDERSPVSVTIPSPMKQESQSPPDIQRLGLPLKENFEELAWTEKIADYEDVGVKKTSDSESDRRASDNVTDTSEKREKWPEDEKGPALYSKINKAVTEGKSYCYDENMYHKIQNKHDRGKGDSADKSPSLSDSSHKGDLGQEIKSEAFKSESPTDSESSVKTSPYISRGDLDQDQYLTEKEDSSENTSPTPRGEALDQRLSASEKRESREEEEEDEEGEEERNQKSMSSPLSAEEREGEESESLPSTEKDLNNRTSPQEEPSGELCSRTEGQILAEPQPYSNTESAEPESQAAQPDATAAAAESPESGSAICDTPPQSHSAMMVFSALSEIATPPAPSHTRDHIDHSDSNVLEPDSPQLPGKSILHSSPSWANTPPSPKKGDEDMEPGISCPSAVTPSAKPEPVAPSAHPQAFGRKHSRGRRRLMHSGVEFRRQLSVEREGESAPSPPQKPCMPSSKSALFSDQLDMAAHQDIITTSETPKLLVEGTRSRMCTRSFNAQDTPPKDPQPPERPKPGRKPGSKPGPKPGPKSGLKPGPKPGLKPGPKPGSKPSLKPGPKPGLKPDSKPSPKPGLKPGPKPGPKTVLKPGPKTGPKPGPKPGPKPTEGAPRGRPRGTGSKSKLAEQEGPIQPITGGPGRGQKSLSINSQQGDGKQEVKAPGKDGKNMVLRSRKPPQDKLPKEKEKAQSEGILTQTLTGITKPNAVLQNEERMSIEPAIPVFPNQTDTSITDTSVTDSSKPDTSVTDVSVTDTSKPDTSVTDTSVTDTSVTDTSKPDTSVTDTSVTDTSVTDTSKPDTSVTDVSVTDTSKPDTSVTDVSVTDTSKPDTSVTDTSVTDTSKPDTSVTDTSVTDTRVTDTSVSDPNVTDTSVTDTRVTDTRVTDTSVSDPNVTDTSVTDTSVTDTRVTDTSVSDPNVTDTSVTDNSVTDISIPVAPPEKLKEPAVAVPLETAPVPPLKRKPSPLPLEPPVKKKRGPKPKPKLQQPQPETPHSDQANQPPLVKPKEMGVRGPKRRLKRGRHIKASLITVLTKDNPPPTMADGDVVSEMPSVPSQCPTKTKYLPPRKGRGLKYEAMVQKINSGTGSKKHPPTPQPESTEATVDEVTSKPVSLPVSVESEAPVAAVSAPDVSREELARDVGSSTGAQNTEQERRVQQNTGEGVQPEPLPSGVPDAAAASGANKPTRTKRRKWAMVESTDATVVAMETGSLIINTPRLAKQRAIKNNHEMHLKQRRRKRKGGQPSEGPVADEEVETTTAEQQTETPTDTALTTTLALPAGPGEITDRPQVITTEMIQPPPSKRGRKPSSSPSKKRGRAPGEQQSSKPLRVHKKPGPKKGIKDAMEVIEAVVKAAGREARLKKKKWKKESPAVSEEKQPEPSLKQVLSKTPKSRIKHSFCPYVRMDSSRDFTSLCTIVNRRDEEMKMVLQKPRKKSPDKIKNPVTVAKAITSSLAMLQGPLVNKTLIDRCLTCCLCGKPANYRELGDLCGPYFPEDSIPRKILSARHIETQRENREKISSNSSIREPSSSTPTSEGDPGFKKEVSKKVDMETVTKEGSSSSGGSYHHQPHPHHWRPRRAERAPAEGGSTHRPTLRDRFRRMQKLQGERRAAEATAGGQEGGNGGGGLLQRLQGEAEAKEHWAHENCAIWTNGIIMVAGRLYGLKEAVHTSTETSCSKCQRVGASISCCWKGCPNKYHYMCAKEIGCMFQDDNFSLKCPKHKTDRQG, encoded by the exons ATGGAGCCAGGTCCCCCTGGGTCCTCCCAGTATCTGGACCAGAACATGCTGGCTCACTCCCAGAGCCAGTGTCACCAGCCCCACCAGGCCTCTGCTCCGGTCTACACCAGCCCACACCACCAGCCCCATCCCGCAAACCCAGGCCAGTCCCCGTTGATGTACCCCCAGAGCCACCTCCACTACCCCCAACACCCCTCGTCCCCCtcgccttcctcctcctcctacatGGAGAA GGGGGGATACCGCCCGCCACCCCAGAACAGTTACAGCTACCAACAGACTCCCTCCAGGGGTGGCTACGAGCCCCAGCCCCCACTACAAGGCATTCCCACTCCCCAGGAGACCCACCCCAAATACCAACACTTCAGCCAGCCCCAGCAGAACTACTGTCTGTCCGAGCTGTCTGTCAGATCCCCTGAGCAGTACTACCAGACATGTAGTCCCGCCTCCAGCCACTCCCCTGCACGCTCTGTAGGCCGCTCGCCCTCCTACAGCTCCACCCCTTCCCCTTTGATGACCAATCCAGAGAGCTTCCAGTACAGCCAGCCACCAATGACCCCAGGGGCGGCttcttcgtcctcctcttcctcagcggGTCTGCAGGACCAGGGCTTGCTGATGCCGCCGCGCTCCCACCCGTCCTCGTCCCCCAACGTGGCCCACCCAACCCCGCAGCACAGCTACACACAGGGGGTTTCCATGAAGGAGCGCTTCTCTGAGAAGCTGCTTGCCAACCCCAGCCTGTGGAGCCTGAATGCCCTCACCTCTCAGGTGGAGAACATCTCCAACAATGTGCAGCAGCTGCTGCTCTCCGAGGCCATGGTCGCCAACAAGAAGGGGGCCAAGCGCAGCAGCATTGGGAGCAGTGGAGGCAGCTCCTCCAAGAAGGAAGAGGTTTACAAAGGAGTGCCAGGAGGCCCCGAGGGTCAGCACGGTGGGGGTCCCATGCAGGACCCCTACAGCACCAACCAGCACCAGCTCGTCCCCATGGAGATGCAGGAGGGGGGGTACTCCAGTAGTTCTGACGAGCAGCTGGAGAGGGGGTACTACTACTGCGGCCAGGGCAGGAGCCCAGCTCAGGCCCCCAACAACACACACTTGGGCCTGGACACGGCCTCATCCTGCTCCATGACCTCTCCGGATGACATGTCCACCCGGTCTGGCGACTCTGTGTCCGGCCTGCAGAGCGTGGCTTCCAGGGACAACATGACCCCTGACCCCAGGTCACAGGGGGGACACGAACCCCGACAAACCCCCATGAAGAGTGTGGGGGATGAGAGGTCCCCCGTGAGTGTGACAATTCCCAGCCCCATGAAGCAGGAGAGCCAGTCCCCTCCAGACATCCAACGTCTTGGCTTGCCACTGAAGGAAAACTTTGAGGAGTTGGCCTGGACAGAGAAAATAGCAGACTACGAGGATGTAGGCGTGAAAAAGACCTCCGACAGCGAGAGTGACCGCAGAGCCAGCGATAATGTCACAGATACCTCTGAGAAGCGGGAGAAATGGCCAGAGGACGAGAAAGGCCCAGCACTGTATAGCAAGATCAACAAAGCAGTGACCGAGGGAAAGAGCTACTGCTACGACGAGAACATGTACCACAAGATACAAAACAAACATGACCGAGGCAAAGGGGACTCGGCAGATAAGTCCCCAAGCCTCTCAGACTCCAGCCACAAGGGAGACCTGGGCCAGGAGATTAAATCGGAGGCCTTCAAATCCGAATCTCCCACTGACTCTGAGAGCTCAGTGAAGACATCCCCCTATATTTCCAGGGGTGACCTTGACCAAGATCAATATTTAACAGAGAAGGAAGACAGCTCGGAGAACACATCCCCTACCCCGCGGGGCGAGGCTTTGGACCAGAGGCTCTCCGcctcagagaagagagagagcagagaggaagaggaggaggatgaggagggggaggaggagagaaaccaGAAGTCCATGTCTTCTCCTCTTtctgctgaggagagagagggagaagagagtgagagcctGCCATCAACTGAGAAGGACCTCAACAATAGAACGAGCCCACAGGAGGAGCCTTCTGGAGAACTGTGCAGCAGAACAGAAGGCCAGATCCTGGCTGAGCCTCAGCCTTACAGTAACACAGAGTCTGCAGAGCCAGAAAGCCAAGCAGCACAACCGGatgcaacagcagcagcagcagaatcCCCAGAAAGTGGGTCAGCCATTTGTGACACTCCACCCCAGTCTCACTCAGCCATGATGGTTTTCTCAGCTCTCAGCGAGATAGCAACACCTCCAGCTCCGTCTCACACCAGGGACCATATTGATCACAGCGATTCCAACGTGCTGGAGCCTGACTCCCCTCAGCTGCCGGGGAAGTCCATACTGCACTCATCGCCCTCCTGGGCCAACACCCCACCCTCGCCAAAGAAAGGCGATGAGGACATGGAGCCGGGCATCAGCTGCCCAAGCGCTGTGACCCCCTCAGCCAAGCCAGAACCCGTGGCCCCATCTGCACACCCGCAGGCTTTCGGCCGGAAGCACAGCCGAGGCAGGAGGAGACTGATGCACTCAGGTGTGGAATTCAGGAGACAGctgagtgtggagagagagggggagagtgccCCCTCGCCACCGCAGAAACCCTGCATGCCCTCCAGCAAGAGTGCTCTGTTCTCCGATCAGCTAGACATGGCCGCTCACCAGGACATAATCACAACGAGCGAGACACCCAAACTGCTTGTTGAGGGCACCCGCTCCAGAATGTGCACTCGCTCATTCAACGCGCAGGACACTCCTCCTAAGGATCCCCAGCCCCCTGAAAGACCGAAACCAGGGCGGAAACCAGGTTCGAAACCAGGCCCAAAACCAGGCCCGAAGTCAGGGTTAAAACCAGGGCCTAAGCCAGGACTAAAACCAGGGCCAAAACCAGGTTCAAAGCCAAGTCTTAAACCAGGACCAAAACCAGGTTTGAAACCCGATTCGAAGCCCAGCCCAAAACCAGGTTTAAAACCTGGGCCTAAACCAGGCCCAAAAACAGTTCTAAAACCAGGGCCTAAAACAGGTCCAAAACCAGGACCAAAACCTGGTCCAAAACCAACTGAAGGAGCACCCCGTGGTCGTCCCAGGGGTACGGGCTCTAAGTCGAAGTTGGCAGAACAGGAAGGTCCCATTCAACCCATAACAGGGGGTCCAGGAAGAGGCCAGAAGAGCTTGAGCATCAACAGTCAGCAAGGTGATGGGAAACAGGAAGTGAAAGCTCCAGGTAAGGACGGAAAGAACATGGTCCTGAGATCCAGAAAGCCCCCCCAGGATAAGCTTCCAAAGGAAAAAGAGAAGGCGCAATCAGAGGGAATCCTGACTCAAACCCTGACAGGTATAACAAAGCCCAATGCAGTATTACAAAATGAGGAACGTATGAGCATAGAGCCAGCCATCCCTGTCTTTCCTAACCAGACAGACACAAGTATAACAGACACCAGTGTAACAGACTCCAGTAAACCAGACACCAGTGTAACAGACGTCAGTGTAACAGACACCAGTAAACCAGACACCAGTGTAACAGACACCAGTGTAACAGACACCAGTGTAACAGACACCAGTAAACCAGACACCAGTGTAACAGACACCAGTGTAACAGACACCAGTGTAACAGACACCAGTAAACCAGACACCAGTGTAACAGACGTCAGTGTAACAGACACCAGTAAACCAGACACCAGTGTAACAGACGTCAGTGTAACAGACACCAGTAAACCAGACACCAGTGTAACAGACACCAGTGTAACAGACACCAGTAAACCAGACACCAGTGTAACAGACACCAGTGTAACAGACACCAGAGTAACAGACACTAGTGTATCAGATCCCAATGTAacagataccagtgtaacagacACCAGAGTAACAGACACCAGAGTAACCGACACTAGTGTATCAGATCCCAATGTAACAGACACCAGTGTAACAGACACCAGTGTAACAGACACCAGAGTAACAGACACTAGTGTATCAGATCCCAATGTAacagataccagtgtaacagacAACAGTGTAACAGACATTAGTATACCTGTTGCTCCACCTGAGAAACTTAAAGAACCGGCTGTAGCTGTACCTCTTGAAACTGCACCTGTACCTCCACTCAAAAGAAAACCCAGTCCTCTGCCTCTAGAGCCTCCGGTGAAGAAAAAGCGAGGTCCAAAACCAAAACCAAAACTACAACAGCCCCAGCCTGAAACTCCCCATTCTGACCAGGCCAACCAGCCTCCATTAGTCAAACCCAAGGAGATGGGTGTCCGAGGGCCCAAGAGAAGGCTAAAGAGAGGCAGACACATCAAGGCCTCTCTGATCACTGTGCTGACCAAAGATAACCCTCCTCCCACTATGGCTGACGGTGATGTGGTTAGTGAAATGCCCAGTGTCCCTTCTCAGTGTCCCACTAAAACCAAGTACCTCCCCCCGCGCAAAGGCAGGGGTCTGAAATACGAGGCCATGGTTCAGAAAATAAACTCGGGCACCGGTTCGAAGAAACACCCGCCAACACCACAGCCCGAGAGCACAGAGGCGACAGTAGATGAAGTGACGTCAAAGCCTGTGTCGCTGCCCGTCTCGGTGGAGAGCGAGGCCCCAGTGGCGGCGGTGAGCGCCCCTGATGTGTCACGGGAGGAGTTAGCAAGGGACGTGGGGAGCTCCACGGGGGCCCAGAacacagaacaggagagaagggTGCAGCAGAACACCGGGGAGGGGGTGCAGCCTGAGCCACTCCCATCAGGGGTGCCAGACGCTGCAGCGGCGAGCGGCGCCAACAAACCCACCAGGACCAAGAGGAGGAAATGGGCCATGGTAGAGAGCACGGACGCCACGGTGGTCGCCATGGAGACGGGGAGCCTGATCATCAACACGCCGCGGCTGGCCAAGCAGAGGGCCATCAAAAACAACCACGAGATGCACctgaaacagaggaggaggaagaggaaaggaggacAGCCTTCAGAGGGGCCTGTGGCtgatgaggaggtagagacaacaacaGCAGAACAGCAGACAGAGACACCCACTGACACAGCGTTAACAACAACGCTCGCTCTACCAGCCGGCCCAGGTGAGATCACAGACAGGCCGCAGGTGATCACCACAGAAATGATCCAGCCGCCTCCCTCCAAACGAGGGAGGAAgccctcttcatccccctccaaaaagagagggagagcaccaGGTGAACAGCAGAGCAGCAAACCTCTGAGGGTTCACAAAAAACCTGGTCCTAAAAAGGGAATCAAAGACGCCATGGAGGTGATTGAAGCGGTGGTAaaggctgcagggagggaggccAGACTCAAGAAGAAGAAATGGAAAAAGGAAAGCCCTGCAGTGTCAGAGGAAAAGCAGCCAGAGCCCTCTCTCAAACAGGTACTGAGTAAGACTCCTAAAAGCAGAATCAAACACTCCTTCTGTCCATATGTGCGTATGGACAGCTCCAGAGACTTCACCTCTCTCTGTACCATCGTCAACAGGCGCGATGAAGAGATGAAGATGGTGCTTCAGAAGCCCCGGAAAAAGAGCCCGGACAAAATTAAAAACCCAGTCACAGTTGCCAAGGCGATAACCAGCTCCTTAGCTATGCTCCAGGGGCCCTTGGTTAACAAAACGTTAATTGACAGGTGTCTAACGTGTTGCCTGTGTGGAAAGCCAGCAAATTACCGTGAGCTGGGGGATTTGTGTGGGCCCTACTTCCCAGAGGATAGCATCCCCCGCAAAATCCTGTCAGCAAGACATATAGAAACCCAGAGGGAAAACCGAGAGAAAATAAGCTCCAACAGTAGCATCAGGGAACCAAGCAGCAGCACCCCAACAAGCGAAGGAGACCCCGGCTTCAAAAAGGAAGTTAGTAAAAAGGTGGATATGGAGACAGTCACAAAGgagggcagtagtagtagtggtgggagTTATCATCATCAGCCCCACCCCCACCATTGGCGCCCcaggagggcagagagggcacCAGCGGAGGGCGGAAGCACGCACCGGCCCACCTTACGGGATCGGTTCAGGAGGATGCAGAAGctccagggggagaggagggctgcGGAGGCCACAGCTGGTGGTCAGGAAGGGGGCAATGGAGGGGGAGGCCTCCTTCAGAGACTGCAGGGGGAGGCTGAGGCTAAGGAACACTGGGCCCATGAGAACTGTGCTATCTGGACCAATGGGATCATCATGGTGGCCGGGAGGCTGTACGGCCTGAAAGAGGCTGTTCACACCTCTACAGAAACA